Proteins encoded by one window of Chanos chanos chromosome 7, fChaCha1.1, whole genome shotgun sequence:
- the pcolceb gene encoding procollagen C-endopeptidase enhancer b encodes MRGNVYVWSLGFLLLALGWAQGQSQTNFSRPIFLCGGHLVTDSGFVASEGFPSHYKPNTKCTWYITVPQGHVVMLQFRLFDLEADPTCRYDYVDVYNGHSYMVQKLGRFCGTFRPGALISTSNTMMLEMVTDSGTGGRGFLAYFSGGKPHVEENQFCGGRLTKAQGSVKTPNWPDTDYPAGISCSWHISVETNMVIEVKFEKLDLEVDMYCRYDYVALFNGGETDDSRRIGKFCGDSVPGVIITKGNELLVQFVSDLSVTGAGFLLHYNSIRRGSRRPTAGLDTVPGPGVSTVPSKPGPRLTRPPKPTPKPKLKPKPTKKPQSKPTPRRPTVKPVAKPTPKPKPARPGPKGKPTPKPPAKPVARVTPKPRTKPMPKPKTKVKTTPKPGPKPTAKPKIKSVKPTPKTKAKPKPGLKPTVKPQSKPAVKPTAKAPKKPMATNPLCSQPCKRTGTLLSNFCPSQFVLTGKVTSLVPGPRGSAEVSVSIIKAYKTGGLNITKKGPSMSVTLTSTCIKCPALRKGQNYVLMGQVTGEGGGVLNPTSFALLYQPVHNKVLTNLAKKPC; translated from the exons gccTATTTTCCTGTGTGGTGGACATTTAGTAACAGACTCTGGGTTTGTGGCCAGTGAAGGTTTCCCCAGTCATTACAAGCCCAACACCAAGTGCACCTGGTACATCACG GTTCCACAAGGTCATGTGGTGATGCTCCAATTCCGGCTCTTTGACCTGGAGGCGGATCCGACCTGTCGCTATGATTACGTGGACGTGTACAACGGGCATTCATACATGGTGCAGAAGCTGGGGCGTTTCTGTGGAACATTCCGGCCCGGAGCTCTCATTTCCACCTCCAACACCATGATGTTGGAGATGGTGACAGACTCCGGCACTGGAGGGCGGGGCTTCCTGGCTTACTTCAGTGGAGGAAAGCCACATGTTGAAG agaaTCAGTTTTGTGGAGGCAGGCTGACCAAGGCACAGGGGTCAGTGAAGACACCCAACTGGCCTGACACTGATTACCCAGCAGGCATCAGCTGCTCCTGGCACATCTCCGTGGAAACCAACATG GTAATCGAAGTGAAATTCGAGAAACTGGACTTGGAAGTAGATATGTACTGTCGCTATGACTACGTGGCATTGTTTAATGGCGGAGAGACGGATGATTCACGGCGTATTGGGAAATTCTGCGGAGATTCTGTACCCGG AGTCATAATAACCAAAGGGAACGAGCTGTTGGTTCAGTTTGTGTCTGACCTGAGTGTGACAGGGGCAGGCTTCCTGCTCCATTACAACAGTATCCGCCGGGGTTCCCGCAGGCCCACTGCTGGTCTGGACACTGTTCCCGGCCCCGGAGTAAGCACTGTGCCCTCAAAACCGGGCCCAAGGCTGACAAGACCACCCAAACCCACACCCAAACCCAAACTGAAaccaaaaccaaccaaaaaaccTCAGAGTAAACCCACACCAAGGCGCCCTACTGTTAAACCTGTCGCTAAGCCAACACCTAAACCCAAACCAGCCAGACCTGGTCCTAAAGGGAAACCCACCCCAAAACCTCCTGCAAAACCTGTTGCCAGGGTCACCCCCAAACCGCGCACTAAGCCTATGCCAAAGCCCAAAACCAAAGTCAAGACTACCCCTAAACCTGGTCCAAAGCCTACGGCTAAACCGAAGATTAAATCAGTAAAGCCTACACCAAAGACTAAAGCTAAACCCAAACCCGGTCTTAAACCTACAGTTAAACCACAGAGCAAACCTGCTGTAAAACCCACTGCCAAAGCACCCAAAAAAC CTATGGCAACAAACCCACTTTGTAGCCAGCCATGTAAGAGAACAGGAACTCTCCTGAGTAATTTCTGTCCAAGTCAGTTTG tgctaaCAGGGAAAGTGACATCTCTTGTGCCTGGTCCCCGGGGCAGTGCTGAGGTCAGTGTGTCCATCATTAAAGCCTATAAAACAGGAGGACTAAACATCACAAAGAAAGGGCCTTCCATGTCTGTGACTCTCACCTCTACCTGCATCAAGTGTCCCGCCCTGCGGAAAG GGCAGAACTACGTACTGATGGGTCAGGTGActggagagggaggtggagttCTGAACCCCACCAGCTTCGCCCTCCTGTATCAGCCAGTTCACAACAAAGTCCTGACCAACCTGGCCAAGAAACCATGCTAA
- the paqr9 gene encoding LOW QUALITY PROTEIN: membrane progesterone receptor epsilon (The sequence of the model RefSeq protein was modified relative to this genomic sequence to represent the inferred CDS: inserted 3 bases in 2 codons; deleted 2 bases in 1 codon) translates to MGSLPLLRHTDVPPRVTENFILTGYRFPNYTLRECLASAFRPTNEQGNFWTHFLPXFIFAFHFVEVFEWEGAPSCSDPFFYPFWNYFIGVFFLLMASSMAHLLNSMSLIIREICFFVDYGTISAYTVGSALAYHYYIHPQAGIVGTGVSQNTSRSRETGVAAEPPLGYPPTPLLSGXFRTFFENFYVPCSCLVAIICVLACCNTRQRWRRYRYTIRTLVFLLPFFVSSTPVFYRLLQHSPYLTSSSMSTYAYLSSPMPMFFYRHCFWLVVSALFNISKIPERLSPGKFDIWGHSHQWFHCCTFLSILDELHMIKVEIRALFLHPSLVLSPTAPPTLPGPTLYSTYGVMLLLQGCIASIISWFGWCAYHIYAPQQKQLKSQ, encoded by the exons ATGGGGTCGCTACCCCTCTTGCGTCACACAGATGTTCCACCAAGGGTGACGGAGAACTTCATCCTGACCGGTTACCGCTTTCCTAACTACACCTTACGGGAATGCCTGGCTTCCGCCTTTCGTCCAACCAATGAG CAGGGAAACTTCTGGACTCATTTCctac tttttatttttgctttccATTTTGTTGAGGTGTTTGAGTGGGAAGGTGCTCCATCATGCAGCGACCCTTTCTTCTACCCGTTTTGGAACTATTTCATCGGGGTGTTTTTCCTACTGATGGCCAGCAGCATGGCGCACCTTCTCAATTCCATGTCCCTCATCATTCGTGAGATTTGCTTTTTCGTGGACTATGGGACCATCAGTGCCTACACAGTCGGCTCCGCACTGGCCTATCACTACTACATTCATCCGCAGGCGGGTATTGTTGGGACCGGAGTGAGCCAGAACACTTCCAGGTCTCGGGAGACTGGGGTTGCTGCGGAGCCTCCCCTCGGTTACCCacccactcctctcctctccgg ATTCCGCACATTCTTCGAGAACTTCTACGTTCCCTGTTCGTGCCTGGTGGCTATTATCTGTGTGCTTGCGTGCTGCAACACCCGACAGCGCTGGAGGAGGTATCGGTATACAATCCGTAccctcgtcttcctcctcccGTTTTTCGTGTCCTCCACCCCTGTCTTCTACAGACTGCTCCAGCACTCACCCTATCTCACTTCCTCATCCATGTCCACGTATGCCTACCTGTCTTCACCCATGCCCATGTTCTTTTACCGACACTGTTTTTGGCTGGTGGTGTCAGCGCTGTTCAACATCAGCAAGATTCCTGAGCGGCTGTCCCCAGGCAAGTTTGACATCTGGGGGCACAGTCACCAGTGGTTCCACTGCTGCACCTTTCTCTCTATCCTGGATGAACTCCACATGATCAAGGTGGAGATCCGTGCCCTGTTCCTCCACCCTTCACTGGTTCTGTCTCCAACTGCTCCGCCCACGCTCCCGGGACCAACGCTGTACTCCACCTATGGGGTGATGCTGTTGCTTCAGGGCTGTATAGCTAGCATCATCTCCTGGTTTGGGTGGTGTGCCTACCACATCTATGCCCCCCAGCAAAAACAGCTGAAGTCACAGTGA